A genomic region of Caenorhabditis elegans chromosome V contains the following coding sequences:
- the nhr-247 gene encoding Nuclear Hormone Receptor family (Confirmed by transcript evidence), with amino-acid sequence MTSSEPSETPQKRCLVCGGTPNGSRYGALACLGCIVFFRRAISNANVKNCDNNSNCKIGFETKNCCRSCRLQKCLQVGMNPKAIQHRDLIGPRKPVKVEPETQKSKLHHLLELQRKQWSRNQKHQAQTGSFKKQADSDDVRFVMSLGFQNALSWANHFETFTKLSEDQKALVMSEFGIAFILIEQAFKTAEDTEEGCWILQNDTFLEISDTRNVQGQKRINSEFADFLFKTLSEPIRSLQLDKFECVVLKTMVLLSQSFPSQLYLPRFEENRKNCMKTLMKYELRKFPETGSQRFGEIILLLSSVRCAVKQLYNHTKRSDLFNVNNYDAFTRKYIVT; translated from the exons ATGACAAGTTCTGAGCCTTCGGAGACTCCTCAAAAGCGCTGCCTGGTCTGCGGGGGGACACCGAACGGGAGTCGATATGGAGCTCTGGCCTGTCTCGGGTGTATTGTGTTTTTTCGAAGAGCGATTTCTAATGcgaatgttaaaaattgtgataacaattcaaattgtaaaattggTTTCG aaacaaaaaactgctgCCGAAGTTGTAGACTCCAGAAGTGCCTTCAAGTTGGGATGAATCCGAAag CTATCCAGCACCGCGATCTCATTGGCCCACGAAAACCTGTGAAAGTTGAGCCGGAAACTCAAAAGTCGAAACTTCACCACCTTTTAGAACTGCAAAGAAAACAGTGGTCTCGAAACCAAAAACATCAAGCCCAGACTGGAAGTTTCAAG AAGCAGGCAGATTCAGATGACGTCAGATTTGTAATGAGCCTCGGATTCCAAAATGCCTTGAGCTGGGCgaatcattttgaaacatttacgAAATTGTCTGAAGATCAAAAGGCATTAGTTATGTCAGAGTTTGGAATTGCATTTATTCTAATAGAGCAAGCTTTCAAAACAGCAGAAGATACCGAGGAAGGGTGCTGGATACTGCAGAATGACacgtttttagaaatttcagatactAGAAATGTTCAGGGACAGAAGAG AATTAACTCTGAGTTTGCGGATTTCTTATTTAAGACTCTGTCGGAGCCAATTAGGAGTTTGCAACTAGACAAGTTTGAATGTGtggttttgaaaacaatggtGCTTTTATCAC aGTCATTTCCCAGTCAACTCTACCTGCCACGTTTCGAGGAAAACCGGAAAAACTGCATGAAAACGTTGATGAAATACGAACTACGCAAATTCCCAGAAACAGGATCTCAGAGATTTGGAGAAATAATATTGTTACTGAGTTCTGTGAGATGTGCGGTAAAGCAGTTATACAACCATACCAAGCGATCAGATCTCTTTAATGTAAATAACTATGACGCGTTCACTAGAAAATATATTGTTACATGA
- the srh-295 gene encoding Serpentine Receptor, class H (Predicted), which yields MLSISSPNVFSIVLFVISGFSLPVHIFGGYCILFKTPSYMKSVIWSLFNLHFWAGALDLSLNLFVQPFLCSLGYAGYLLGILNFTPVPTDAQILAIRAVFMLVPVSIIFMFENRYFVLFGQNSFWKYLRYPFLILNFFIGLITFVPTFLTVPQDHENARRQLFNLYPNACEYVPDKSLIFVINFYEKGWVKLAGNLTTYVLFVEIIVFVVALKVKLNRISKASMSSVTLRMQKKFIKALNLQISIPVLIFFAPSIAGLVPGGEQKTENQMKNNLLIIFTSFHGAISTILMIYLQEPYRQFFLARFVCHKDVSMNSVTMF from the exons ATGCTTTCCATCAGCTCTCCCAATGTGTTCTCCATCGTTTTATTTGTAATATCGGGATTTTCACTTCCAGTTCACATATTTGGAGGTTATTgtatattatttaaaactccATCGTATATGAAATCAGTTATATGGTCACTTTTCAATCTTCATTTTTGGGCAGGCGCTTTGGATTTATCTTTAAACTTATTTGTCCAGCCATTTCTGTGTTCTCTTGGCTATGCTGGTTACCTTTTaggaattttaaactttacgCCAGTGCCTACGGATGCTCAAATTTTAGCAATAAGAGCTGTTTTTATGC tAGTCCCAGTGTCAATAATCTTTATGTTCGAAAACCGTTATTTTGTTCTGTTCGGCCAAAACAGCTTTTGGAAATATCTCCGTTACCCATTTTTAATACTCAACTTCTTTATTGGACTGATCACATTTGTTCCAACTTTTTTAACCGTTCCTCAAGACCATGAGAATGCAAGACGTCAACTATTCAATTTATACCCAAACGCCTGTGAATACGTCCCCGACAAATCGCTAATTTTCgtgataaatttttatgaaaaaggTTGGGTAAAACTTGCAGGAAACCTTACGACATACGTGCTATTTGTGGAGATTATAGTTTTCGTTGTGGCGCTCAAAGTGAAGTTGAACCGAATTTCAAAGGCTTCAATGTCGAGTGTCACTCTTCGAATGCAGAAGAAATTCATTAAAGCTTTGAATCTACAG ATCAGTATTCCTGTTCTAATATTTTTCGCACCATCAATTGCTGGCCTTGTCCCAGGCGGTGAACAGAAAACGGAAAATCAAATGAAGAATAATTTACTGATCATCTTCACGTCATTTCACGGAGCAATATCTACAATTCTAATGATTTATCTGCAAGAACCCTATAGACAGTTTTTTCTAGCGCGCTTTGTGTGCCACAAAGACGTATCCATGAACAGTGTTACTatgttttaa
- the clec-229 gene encoding C-type lectin domain-containing protein (Confirmed by transcript evidence): MIQRIYYLFLVFLNVNACIPMVPPEEPTTTTTTATTTTTAPPPVCPDGWFSFQRANGLWCYIIARPPAAGWTSPQQYCQDNQMGSFLNGFETAAERTQFLNDVMTVNLAPYNFVHIGAMRVCAAPPCAVTDPYEWLNGVSTNNALANDFMPLYDGSGDCVSMELPQGGRYNDITCDALTAYSCGKYAS, from the exons ATGATTCAACggatttattatttattccttgtgtttttaaatgtgaacGCCTGTATTCCGATGGTTCCCCCAGAAGAACCGACAACTACTACCACTACAGCAACTACAACAACGACTGCGCCGCCg CCTGTGTGCCCTGATGGCTGGTTCTCATTTCAACGTGCAAATGGCCTCTGGTGCTACATTATTGCAAGACCACCAGCTGCTGGCTGGACCAGTCCTCAACAATATTGTCAGGATAATCAAATGGGATCCTTCTTGAATGGATTTGAGACTGCCGCTGAAAGAACTCAGTTTTTGA ATGACGTGATGACTGTCAATCTGGCTCCGTACAATTTTGTTCATATCGGTGCAATGAGAGTATGTGCAGCGCCACCGTGTGCAGTTACAGATCCG TACGAATGGCTAAATGGAGTATCCACTAACAATGCTCTTGCCAATGATTTTATGCCGTTATACGATGGATCGGGTGATTGCGTTTCAATGGAACTGCCTCAGGGTGGACGATACAATGATATTACCTGCGATGCGCTGACGGCTTATAGTTGTGGGAAATATGCAtcataa
- the clec-231 gene encoding C-type lectin domain-containing protein (Confirmed by transcript evidence), with translation MHWRLTVLFFASAQLSEGCLPMVPPEEPVTPVPVCPAGWFQFQRATGLWCYIFATPGAGWTTPQAACQANYGANLNGFESAAERTQFIQDMLASNLAPYTFVHIGAMRQCAPCTVNDPFVWLNGVSNDNTFANDYDSLYDLTGDCLSMDLGNNGQYNDITCDAETAYSCGKPAA, from the exons ATGCACTGGCGTCtaactgttttattttttgcgaGTGCCCAATTGTCAGAAGGATGTCTTCCCATGGTACCACCTGAAGAGCCGGTTACACCAGTC cccgTGTGCCCAGCTGGATGGTTCCAATTTCAACGTGCCACTGGATTATGGTGCTACATATTTGCTACTCCCGGCGCTGGATGGACTACTCCTCAAGCGGCTTGTCAGGCCAACTACGGTGCTAATCTAAACGGATTTGAAAGTGCAGCAGAACGGACTCAATTTATTC aagacaTGTTGGCAAGCAACCTGGCACCATACACCTTTGTTCACATTGGAGCAATGAGACAGTGTGCACCATGCACTGTAAATGACCCT ttCGTCTGGCTAAATGGAGTATCCAACGACAATACATTTGCAAATGACTACGACAGTCTGTACGATTTAACCGGAGACTGTTTATCCATGGATCTTGGCAATAATGGACAGTACAATGACATCACCTGTGATGCCGAGACAGCTTATAGTTGTGGAAAACCTGCGGcataa
- the wrt-7 gene encoding Warthog protein 1 (Confirmed by transcript evidence): MNISKCVLVVALLSLCCKLSFGSSCGETTIPFSFEILPTGQPVLGCARPTCFGWDPKGYHLPTDARFVRIDRKRDGFLRDDPIYTYPFTPDGSKMYLQQNSTCEPAFQSAMCDSKIQWVGGVEPVQDVNSTHDIAYQCCTYPPLRESTDRGMTLVAAGQIVIGGEVFKNGSQYAFDYISNIAKNIDEYGKIFYEVNVRRLACLDPHNADRSVDEIWDSENTIRKVNGKKAMAHQVPNVAVGNAVPQYNVYPAVAQQPAPYSYLPAAPQCQQYYCFPNDAVVNVYEKAVKRMDELEIGDWVEALDENGEDITFLPVKYWLHRDPEQEAEFLEFSLDNGETFTLTEKHLVYTTECRQNSSELKISWESISAGKVNAGDCFYLAQSEALTKYRLVEILDIKRVKKTGIYAPMTSQGHLLVNKIHTSCHSEVDHHILQNSFFKHVLKWKNKITKYFWSYETERNIGQSLNSLIAIFNLVVPSNMY, encoded by the exons atgaacatttcaaaatgtgtgCTTGTCGTTGCACTTTTATCACTTTGCTGTAAATTATCATTTGGGTCATCTTGCGGAGAGACTACGATTCCGTTCAGCTTCGAG ATTCTACCAACCGGCCAGCCAGTTTTAGGATGTGCTAGGCCAACATGTTTTGGATGGGATCCAAAAGGCTACCACCTACCCACAGATGCGAGATTTGTTAGAATCGATAGAAAACGTGATGGATTTTTACGTGACGACCCAATATATACATATCCTTTCACTCCTGATGGCTCGAAAATGTACTTGCAACAAAACTCA ACATGTGAGCCAGCTTTTCAATCCGCGATGTGTGATTCTAAAATTCAATGGGTCGGTGGAGTGGAGCCAGTTCAAGATGTCAACTCTACTCATGA CATTGCCTATCAATGTTGTACTTACCCTCCTCTTCGAGAATCCACTGATCGGGGAATGACTCTTGTGGCGGCTGGACAAATTGTAATCGGcggagaagttttcaagaatggTAGCCAATATGCGTTTGATTACATTAGTAACATTGCGAAGAACATTGATGAGTatggtaaaatattttatgaggTTAATGTTCGACGGCTTGCATGTCTGGATCCACATAATGCTGATAGATCAGTTG acgAAATTTGGGATTCCGAAAATACAATTCGCAAGGTTAACGGGAAAAAAGCTATGGCTCATCAAGTTCCGAACGTAGCAGTTGGTAATGCCGTGCCGCAGTACAACGTGTATCCGGCGGTTGCTCAACAGCCAGcg CCATACTCTTATCTTCCAGCAGCTCCACAGTGTC agcaATACTATTGTTTCCCCAATGATGCAGTTGTTAATGTCTACGAGAAAGCTGTAAAGAGAATGGATGAGCTGGAAATTGGTGACTGGGTTGAGGCACTGGACGAAAATGGGGAGGACATCACGTTTCTGCCTGTGAAGTATTGGCTTCATCGAGATCCCGAACAAGAAGCTGAATTTTTGGA ATTCTCATTAGACAATGGAGAAACATTCACCCTAACCGAAAAACATTTGGTATACACCACAGAGTGCCGACAAAATTCTAGTGAACTCAAAATCAGCTGGGAATCCATCTCTGCTGGGAAAGTTAACGCTGGGGATTGCTTCTACCTGGCACAGTCAGAA GCCTTGACAAAGTACCGATTGGTCGAAATTCTTGACATCAAAAGAGTCAAGAAAACTGGAATCTACGCTCCTATGACATCTCAGGGCCATCTTCTTGTCAACAAGATCCACACGTCTTGTCACTCTGAAGTTGATCATCACATTCttcaaaactcatttttcaaa CACGTTCTAAAATGGAAGAACAAAATCACAAAGTACTTCTGGAGCTATGAGACCGAGAGGAATATTGGGCAGAGCCTGAATAGtctaattgcaatttttaatcttGTCGTGCCGTCAAACatgtattaa
- the srw-113 gene encoding G-protein coupled receptors family 1 profile domain-containing protein (Predicted), with product MGYCVDGIYDDKTRNLTEPVLCEIANSLSTVTKALTYITPHISFLCVLINLFHFTILTRKSMRNTSINIIMAAAAFCDIFSFIEMLMRIYVNVQMLIYACYGEDSYSRLAVDIAFEIVKKTAQRASTWLILMIAFIRALVIRYPMSSRIEKLTTPKVAFIIISAVVIISIPFSLLNYNDIQFMEYIATTKCFPNGTMKILMVFGRKVATYNAITAIVTNDIPCVLFPILSLLLVIEIRKADKNQKRLTAPTNAQDFQRITRLVLYNTLIFFATLLPLGITRGLLYFPRGLVWSVAREIESIAATILTVNTTTHCIIYLLMSSQYRGTAKQTFLCGFDIQAIENT from the exons ATGGGCTATTGTGTGGATGGAATTTATGATGATAAAACTCGTAATTTAACTGAACCAGTGTTATGCGAAATAGCAAATTCACTGTC aactgtGACAAAAGCTCTGACATATATCACGCCTCACATATCATTCCTTTGTGTTCTCATAAACCTCTTCCACTTCACGATTCTGACAAGAAAGTCGATGAGAAACACCTCTATCAATATTATCATGGCGGCTGCAGCATTCTGTGatattttctcattcattGAGATGCTTATGAGAATTTATGTTAACGTTCAAATGCTCATTTACGCGTGCTATGGAGAGGATTCATACTCTCGTTTGGCTGTTGATATTGCTTTCGAAATAGTTAAGAAAACGGCTCAGCGAGCATCAACGTGGCTGATTCTAATGATCGCTTTCATTCGAGCCCTGGTGATTCGTTACCCAATGAGCTCGAGAATTGAGAAGCTCACAACTCCCAAAGTTGCATTCATTATAATTTCCGCTGTGGTTATTATTAGCATTCCGTTCTCTCTTCTAAATTATAATGATATTCAATTCATGGAGTATATCGCCACgacaaaatgttttccaaatggCACTATGAAAATTCTAATGGTTTTTGGGAGAAAAGTCGCTACATACAATGCCATTACGGCGATCGTGACAAAT gaCATTCCTTGTGTTTTATTCCCTATCTTATCACTGCTTCTTGTAatagaaattcgaaaagctgacaaaaatcaaaaacgatTAACGGCTCCAACTAACGCTCAGGATTTTCAACGAATCACTAGATTGGTCCTCTATAACACCCTGATTTTCTTCGCCACCCTACTTCCTCTTGGTATTACACGTGGCTTACTATATTTCCCGCGTGGACTTGTGTGGAGCGT AGCTCGAGAAATTGAAAGCATAGCTGCCACAATTCTAACTGTTAACACCACAACTCATTGCATTATATACCTTTTAATGTCTTCTCAATATCGAGGAACTgcaaaacaaacttttttgtgtgGATTTGATATACAGGCAATCGAAAATACCTGA
- the C29F3.3 gene encoding DUF2807 domain-containing protein (Confirmed by transcript evidence): MLFLILTFFVFFSCTSSQLIPNVILTGQPRLVARRMLNVDLNKAQQLVQLDDQNHIHNRVKILDANSHYLTGQETPVAIYRRVLRPAKISFIGKSVVTDQWRGTNDAVELDSWTLSKRPVISGAFLQAPRAFH; this comes from the exons atGCTATTCttgattttaactttttttgtatttttttcatgtACAAGTAGCCAGTTAATTCCGAATGTGATTTTGACTGGGCAGCCAAGGTTGGTCGCCAGGAGGATGCTCAATGTGGATCTG AACAAAGCCCAACAACTAGTTCAACTCGACGATCAAAATCATATACACAATCGTGTAAAAATACTTGATGCTAATTCTCATTACCTCACTGGCCAAGAAACTCCCGTCGCCATATACCGCCGAGTACTCCGACCTGCCAAGATCTCATTCATTGGGAAAAGCGTCGTGACAGATCAATGGAGAGGAACCAACGACGCCGTGGAACTAGATTCATGGACTTTAAGCAAGCGTCCAGTTATCAGTGGAGCGTTCTTGCAAGCTCCTCGAGCATTTCATTGA
- the clec-228 gene encoding C-type lectin domain-containing protein (Confirmed by transcript evidence) produces MIHPNSIYCLFWIISHVSACIPMVPPETTTTTTTTTTTTTTTLPPVCPDGWFSFQRTNGLWCYIIATPPADGFGAGGAQQYCQDNQQGSFLNGFETAAERTQFISDLNTVDIAPYNFVLIGAKRVCAVEPCATTDPYEWQNGVSTNNALAGDFMPFYDGTGDCQSMEKDMGGRYNDITCDATTAYSCGKYAA; encoded by the exons ATGATTCATCCGAATTCGATTTATTGTTTATTCTGGATAATTTCTCATGTGAGCGCTTGTATTCCAATGGTCCCGCCGGAGACAACTACGACGACTACAACTACTACAACCACTACAACTACAACATTACCG CCTGTATGCCCTGATGGCTGGTTCTCATTCCAACGTACAAATGGTTTGTGGTGCTATATAATCGCAACACCTCCGGCTGATGGCTTTGGAGCCGGGGGAGCTCAACAATATTGCCAGGATAATCAACAGGGATCCTTCTTGAATGGGTTTGAGACTGCTGCTGAAAGAACTCAGTTTATAA GCGATCTGAATACTGTCGATATAGCCCCGTATAATTTTGTTCTCATTGGTGCAAAGAGAGTATGTGCAGTTGAGCCATGTGCCACGACAGATCCG tATGAATGGCAAAATGGGGTGTCCACGAACAATGCTCTTGCCGGTGACTTTATGCCGTTCTACGATGGGACCGGCGATTGTCAATCAATGGAAAAAGACATGGGTGGACGATACAATGATATTACATGTGATGCGACAACGGCGTACAGTTGTGGAAAATATGCAGCCTAA
- the ZK1037.6 gene encoding CUB-like domain-containing protein (Confirmed by transcript evidence), with product MITRFLFIVLHVTISVQAEGPQCNGTLTFDKPQNGATIYPEDFSDSNPPLFPDNCACEYQVNVPENWYASVKLFVKPGVTEQIAPVEVWDQLQKREQVFSSYNELFYFISNGGHITLSTKTAKVHFGFVVNWYQYNFEPTKNVTVCQPDAHPQLLKNDKDVKYLVTAYTRASVTITPPSNTTGLQYLRGVFVFDGVDGNLTYLGTGRQLLDLNTQFVSSTKYLTVLCFGDTTFYPRGRIVVQDYENTKNIASFQSISCQIMEDCDKISLNGTNEVSALQIFSGYQKNPYILTGLNSSGRIDIYNGGFTKHKANVLGTYLAGIGASSFPQQLFGELTTFVMSTPGFAQFSFTRKNSTFQSSSFLGRRGFISANAYGVSTTQQSINTYINAPNNTQSANFKVTVVSADLVENSTLKMWGMKDGKSIYSLIFSSSNLPTLNLVSEIYGDAVHIEFSTHDSYSEGCLLNFAITKAATGSFTILIFTLITLSFLLK from the exons atgataacACGTTTCCTTTTCATTGTCCTTCATGTAACTATTTCCGTTCAAGCTGAAGGCCCGC AATGCAACGGAACGCTCACTTTTGACAAACCTCAAAACGGAGCCACGATATATCCGGAAGACTTCTCAGATTCCAATCCACCACTGTTCCCGGATAATTGCGCTTGTGAATATCAG gTCAATGTACCTGAAAACTGGTACGCATCGGTAAAACTTTTTGTGAAACCGGGAGTCACTGAACAGATTGCTCCGGTGGAGGTTTGGGATCAATTGCAAAAACGGGAACA AGTTTTCTCCTCCTACAATgaacttttctattttatttccaaCGGGGGCCACATAACATTGTCAACTAAAACTGCAAAAGTTCATTTTGGATTTGTTGTCAATTGGTACCAAT acaatttcgagccaacaaaaaatgtgacagTTTGCCAGCCGGATGCTCACCcgcaacttctcaaaaatgacaaagaCGTAAAGTATCTTGTCACTGCTTACACCCGAGCTTCTGTCACAATTACACCACCAAGCAACACAACTGGATTGCAATATTTGCGTGGAGTTTTTGTCTTTGATGGTGTTGATGGAAACCTGACATATTTGGGGACTGGCCGACAGCTTTTGGACTTAAATACTCAATTCGTATCATCTACCAAATATCTGACAGTTCTATGTTTTGGAGATACCACTTTTTATCCGAGAGGTCGGATTGTGGTTCAAGATTAtgaaaacactaaaaatatTGCAAGCTTTCAAAGCATCAGCTGCCAAATAATGGAAGATTGTGATAAAATCTCATTGAATGGAACCAATGAAGTTTCAGCactacaaattttttctggataTCAAAAGAATCCCTACATTTTGACAGGTCTCAACAGTTCCGGGAGAATTGACATTTACAATGGAGGATTCACAAAGCATAAGGCTAATGTTCTGGGAACTTATTT AGCCGGAATCGGCGCTTCAAGCTTCCCACAACAACTCTTCGGCGAGCTTACCACATTCGTAATGTCGACTCCCGGATTCGCTCAGTTCAGCTTTACCCGGAAAAACTCAACGTTCCAATCATCCAGCTTCCTTGGCAGAAGAGGTTTTATTTCAGCAAATGCGTATGGAGTTTCCACCACGCAGCAATCTATCAACACTTATATAAATGCTCCAAACAATACGCAATCTGCCAATTTTAAAGTCACCGTAGTTTCAGCtgatttggttgaaaattcgaCTTTGAAAATGTGGGGAATGAAGGATGGGAAATCAATTTACAGTTTAAT ATTCTCTAGCTCAAACCTTCCAACCCTAAATCTCGTTTCGGAAATTTACGGCGATGCTGTACACATTGAATTCAGCACCCATGACTCATACTCGGAAGGTTGTCTTCTGAATTTTGCAATCACTAAGGCAGCAACTGGATCATTTACTATTTTGATATTTACTTTAATTACCTTAAGTTTCTTGTTGAAATGA
- the wrt-8 gene encoding Warthog protein 8 N-product (Confirmed by transcript evidence), translating into MNYLLLVSGLLSVWQPVFGSRCGESTIPFSLEILPSGHPVLGCARPTCFGWHPKGYQLPTTAKFSRLNRKLDGFLRDDSLFTYPFETDSSKIYKVQNSTCEPGFQSSKCDSKDQWVGGIEPETDAFQDVAYQCCTYAPLRESTDRNIATVSAGEIVIGGEVYQNESQYAFDYISNIEKSMDENGEVYYEVNIRRFACLDPHNADRRIDEVWSSENTIRKVNGQKPIAQQAPNVAVNAPIEAGTFDGEVVDGQTVVIEEIIAQQGFIVENETTVAPFAGPFQAQGFQPRFGAPQGFQPAFQQPPPQQFFPQNFQPVVQQPVQFPAQPVGYAPYAPAGWQLHYCFPADAEVNVYEKGVKRMDELEVGDWVQALHGKETTYSPVKYWLHRDPEQEAEFVEFLLENGESFTLTEKHLVFATDCQQNVKNLDDLNPTSTGKINIGECFFMAQPENASKFQKVQILDIQRVRKTGIYAPMTSLGHLLVNQIHTSCHSEIDHHLLQNSFFKHVLKLKNRISKYFWNEESNTEGNIGTSLNFLIEIFELIVPSKMISY; encoded by the exons ATGAATTATTTATTACTGGTATCTGGTTTATTGTCAGTTTGGCAGCCAGTTTTTGGATCCAGATGTGGAGAATCTACGATTCCGTTTAGTTTGGAG ATCCTTCCATCAGGTCACCCGGTTCTAGGATGTGCAAGACCAACATGTTTCGGGTGGCACCCAAAGGGATATCAACTTCCAACCACGGCGAAGTTTTCTCGCCTGAATCGGAAACTCGATGGATTCCTTCGCGACGATTCTTTGTTCACATACCCATTTGAAACCgacagttcaaaaatttataaagttcAGAACTCG ACATGCGAGCCTGGATTCCAATCTTCAAAATGTGATTCCAAAGATCAATGGGTTGGTGGAATAGAGCCAGAAACCGATGCATTCCAAGA TGTTGCCTACCAATGCTGTACATACGCACCACTTCGTGAATCAACCGATCGTAATATTGCAACAGTTTCTGCTGGAGAAATAGTGATCGGAGGAGAGGTCTATCAGAATGAGAGCCAATATGCATTTGACTATATCAGTAATATTGAGAAGAGTATGGATGAGAACGGAGAGGTCTATTATGAAGTCAATATTCGAAGATTTGCATGCTTGGATCCCCATAATGCTGACAGGAGAATAG ATGAGGTTTGGAGCTCGGAAAACACTATTCGAAAAGTAAATGGACAAAAGCCGATTGCTCAACAAGCTCCAAATGTTGCCGTGAATGCTCCAATTGAAGCTGGAACTTTTGACGGAGAAGTTGTGGATGGACAAACTGTAGTGATTGAGGAAATTATTGCCCAACAAGGATTCATCGTAGAAAATGAAACTACAGTCGCACCGTTTGCAGGACCATTCCAAGCGCAGGGCTTTCAACCTCGATTTGGTGCTCCGCAAGGTTTCCAGCCAGCTTTTCAACAACCA CCTCCCCAGCAATTCTTCCCACAAAATTTCCAACCAGTTGTTCAACAACCTGTG CAATTCCCAGCTCAGCCAGTCGGATACGCTCCTTATGCACCTGCCGGATGGC aGCTTCATTACTGCTTCCCTGCCGATGCGGAGGTGAACGTCTACGAAAAAGGAGTGAAGCGGATGGATGAGCTAGAAGTTGGAGATTGGGTTCAGGCATTACACGGGAAGGAAACTACATATTCGCCAGTTAAATATTGGCTTCATAGAGATCCGGAGCAAGAAGCTGAATTTGTTGA attcctACTCGAAAATGGAGAATCTTTCACTCTCACCGAGAAGCATCTGGTTTTCGCCACAGATTGCCagcaaaatgtcaaaaatctcGATGACCTGAACCCAACTTCTACGGGAAAAATAAACATTGGAGAATGTTTCTTTATGGCTCAACCAGAG AACGcttcgaaattccaaaaagttcaaattcttgACATCCAACGTGTGCGGAAAACTGGAATTTATGCCCCAATGACTTCTCTCGGGCATCTTCTTGTCAACCAAATTCACACGTCTTGCCACTCGGAAATTGATCACCATCTTCTAcagaattcatttttcaag CATGTGCTCAAACtgaaaaacagaatttcaaagTACTTCTGGAATGAAGAGAGCAACACTGAAGGCAACATCGGGACGAGTTTGAACTTTCTAATCGAGATTTTCGAGCTGATTGTGCCATCGAAAATGATTTCCTACTGA
- the clec-230 gene encoding C-type lectin domain-containing protein (Confirmed by transcript evidence) → MYTIIIIFAFFCMFSVEGCIPMTPPEEPVVVPVPVCPAGWFSFQRATGLWCYIIAKPPAAGWTSPQQYCQDNQMGSFVNGFESAAERTQFLQDALAANLAPSQFLHIGAIRSCAAPPCATTDPYVWQNGVSNDNNFANDYIQLYDGSGQCLSMDLAKNGEYNDITCDALTAYSCGKYAA, encoded by the exons ATGTATacgattattattattttcgcgtttttttgtatgttttctgTTGAAGGATGCATTCCAATGACTCCACCTGAAGAACCTGTTGTAGTTCcagtt cctgTTTGCCCTGCTGGATGGTTTTCATTCCAACGAGCCACCGGATTATGGTGCTACATAATCGCAAAACCTCCAGCTGCTGGGTGGACTAGTCCCCAACAGTATTGTCAGGATAATCAAATGGGCTCTTTTGTCAATGGATTTGAAAGTGCCGCGGAAAGAACTCAATTCCTtc AAGACGCACTTGCCGCTAATTTGGCTCCATCCCAGTTCCTTCACATCGGAGCCATCCGATCGTGTGCTGCTCCTCCCTGTGCCACAACTGATCCT TACGTCTGGCAAAACGGTGTCTCCAATGACAACAATTTTGCCAATGACTATATACAATTGTATGATGGGTCTGGTCAGTGCTTGTCTATGGATCTTGCAAAGAATGGAGAGTACAATGATATTACCTGTGATGCTCTGACGGCTTACAGTTGCGGGAAATATGCTGCttaa